The DNA segment TACCTCGACACCGGTCTGTTCCTCGACCACCGGCCGATGCGCATGCGCATTCAGAAAGAGGCCGCCGGCAAGCGCTTCCTCAATCTGTTCTGCTACACCGCGACCGCCAGCGTGCACGCGGCCAAGGGCGGGGCGCGCAGCACCACCAGCGTCGACCTGTCGAAAACCTATCTGGACTGGGCGCGCCGCAACCTGTCGCTGAACGGTTTCTCGGACAAGAACCGTCTGGAGCAAAGCGACGTGATGGCCTGGCTGGAAAGCAGCCGCGACGAGTACGACCTGATCTTCATCGACCCGCCGACGTTCTCTAACTCCAAGCGCATGGAAGGCATCTTCGACGTGCAGCGTGATCAGGTGCAGTTGATCGATCTGGCGATGGCGCGTCTGGCACCCGGTGGCGTGCTGTATTTCTCCAACAACTTCCGCAAGTTCCAGTTGGAGGACAACCTCGCCGAGCGTTACGCGGTCGAGGAAATCAGTGCGCAGACCATTGATCCGGATTTCGCCCGCAATACCAGGATCCACCGCGCCTGGAAAATCACGGCTCGTTGACGCCTGCCGGGATTGGATCCTCAGAGCCTTGATTTTAAAAGGCTCCGTGGATCCGCCCGCGCTAGCTAAATTAGTGGCTAATAGCTATAACTCACACACGGTCAATGGGGTTTTCCCGTAATGCTCGCGCAGTGAGTGGTCTTTATGTCGTTGCACCCCGTGCGCCCGAAGATACTGGGCTTTATCAGTGAAGACGTCTCGGCCTGGCTGGTCGCGATGCTGGTATTGCTCGCCGGCGGAATTCTCACGGGGTTGCTCGCCTGGGCCAGTTACAACCAGTTTCAGCAGCAACTGCGTCAGCGCTTCCAGTTGCTGGCCAACGAGCGCTACAGCCGTATCGAAGAGCGCTTTCAGGATCAGGAACAACGCCTCGATAGCCTGCGGCGGTTCTTCGCCAATTCCGAATCAGTGTCCCGCGCCGAATTCGACGGTTACTCCCGACCGTTATTGCTGCGCACTCAAGCCTATACCTATGCCCCCAGAATCAGCGGCGCCGAACGTGCGCTGTTCGAGCAACGCGCGCGTGATGAAGGCCTGAGCACGTTCAACATCCGCGAACTGGACGCAAACGGCGAACTGCAACTGGCCGCGCCGCGCGATGAATACGTGCCGGTGCTGTACACCCAGACGCAGAGTCGCCTGCCGGCGCCGCTGGGCTATGACTTGCTCGCTCAGCCATTGCGCCGCGAAACCCTGCAACGTGCCGACCGGCTGCGCAGCCTGGTGGTGTCGCAACCGATGCATCTGGTCGGGATAGAACCGTCGTATGCGCGCGGGGTGTTGCTGCTGGCACCGGTGATTCGCCCAGACGAGGCACAGCCGTTCGGCTATGTGATGGCGGTGATCAGCATGCGCCAGTTGCTCGCCGACGGCTTGCCGGATGCGCTGCATGATTATCTCTCGGTGCGCATTATCGATCTGTCGACCCATGACCAGCATGAGGTGCTGTTCGAGTCGAGCAATCAAGCGGTGCCGAGCGATCTGGCGGCCACGCGACTGGTGCGCATGGCCGACCACGACTATCAGGTCGATATCCTGCCGAGCGAAGGGTTCATGCAGGCTAATCACTCGTCCGTCAGCAGCGTGGTTGTGCTGGGCAGTTTGCTCAGTCTTTTGCTCAGCGCGCTGCTTTATGTGCTGGTCAGCCAGCGCCAGCGCGCCTTGCGTCTGGTTGAACTGCGCACCCAGGAGCTGCATGCCAGCGAACAGGAACTGCGCGGCACCCACGGCCAGCTGCGCGGCGTGCTCAACGCAGCGACCCAGGTGGCAATCATCGCCACGGACTTGCGCGGTGTGATCAATACGTTCAACCCCGGCGCCGAGCAGATGCTCGGCTACAGCAGTAGCGAAGTCGTCGGGCGCATGACCCTGGAAAACCTGCACCTGCCCCGCGAACTGGCCGCCCGCGCGGCCGAGCTGAGTGCGCGCTACGGCAAAAGCATTCCGACCTGCCATGCGATGCTGGTCGAGGGCGGCGAAGTCGGTGGCCATGAAGCCCGCGAATGGACGCTGGTGCGCAGCGACGGCAGTCACCTGCCGGTCAACATGCTCGCCACCCCGGTGCTTGATGAACAAGGTTTGTGGGTCGGGCATCTGGCGATCTGCATCGACATCACCGAGCGCAAACGCGTGCACGAAGTGCTGGCGGCGCGCGATGTGCTGCTAAAGAAGCTCAGCGCCCATGTGCCCGGAGGCATCTACCAGTTCAAGATGGAATTTGATGGACGCTTCAGCGTGATCTATGCCAGCGACGGTATCCGCGAGATCTACGAGCTGGAGCCGGACGTGCTGCTGTTCAACGCCGAGGCGATTTTCACCCGGATTCATCCGCAAGACGTGACCCGCGTACGCTCGTCAATCCGCGCCTCGGCCGAAAGCCTCAGTCCGTGGCGCGAGGAATACCGCGTACAACTGCCCGAGCGCGGCCTGCGCTGGGTGCGAGGTGAAGCGACGCCGGAGGAGCAGCCGGGTGGGGGCGTGTTGTGGCACGGCTACATCTCGGACATCTCCGACCTCAAACGCGTAGAAGAAGAACTGCGCGCGTTGTCGATCACCGACTCGCTGACCGGCATTCACAACCGCCGCTACTTCCAGGAGCG comes from the Pseudomonas granadensis genome and includes:
- a CDS encoding sensor domain-containing diguanylate cyclase yields the protein MSLHPVRPKILGFISEDVSAWLVAMLVLLAGGILTGLLAWASYNQFQQQLRQRFQLLANERYSRIEERFQDQEQRLDSLRRFFANSESVSRAEFDGYSRPLLLRTQAYTYAPRISGAERALFEQRARDEGLSTFNIRELDANGELQLAAPRDEYVPVLYTQTQSRLPAPLGYDLLAQPLRRETLQRADRLRSLVVSQPMHLVGIEPSYARGVLLLAPVIRPDEAQPFGYVMAVISMRQLLADGLPDALHDYLSVRIIDLSTHDQHEVLFESSNQAVPSDLAATRLVRMADHDYQVDILPSEGFMQANHSSVSSVVVLGSLLSLLLSALLYVLVSQRQRALRLVELRTQELHASEQELRGTHGQLRGVLNAATQVAIIATDLRGVINTFNPGAEQMLGYSSSEVVGRMTLENLHLPRELAARAAELSARYGKSIPTCHAMLVEGGEVGGHEAREWTLVRSDGSHLPVNMLATPVLDEQGLWVGHLAICIDITERKRVHEVLAARDVLLKKLSAHVPGGIYQFKMEFDGRFSVIYASDGIREIYELEPDVLLFNAEAIFTRIHPQDVTRVRSSIRASAESLSPWREEYRVQLPERGLRWVRGEATPEEQPGGGVLWHGYISDISDLKRVEEELRALSITDSLTGIHNRRYFQERLTTEMARVERGGGELSVIMLDIDHFKRINDHYGHAVGDRVLQAVCERIGHRLRRTDVFCRLGGEEFMVLCPDIDGEHAYMLAMELWEGLRSAPVDVVGVVTASFGIASWRPGEGADALLLRADSGVYAAKQNGRDRVERQSV